CCGGACGGCACCTGGCTAAATCGCCTTTCCGACCCGGCCTGGGGCGGCAAGGTGCGCCTCTGGCACTGGGATGACCATCTCACCCTGCTGGACAGCCGCTGGCAGACCCTGACCTACGACGCCCGGCAGCGGCCCTGGTTTACCGGCGCCCTGGGCCTGAAAGCCCAGCAGGAGTTTTTCTGGAGCGAGCCCTACACCTTTTTCACCACCAAGCAACCGGGCATCACCGTCTCCAGCCGCTGGCAGCGGGACGGCCAAACCTACGTGGCGGCCTTCGATCTGCTCCTGCAAGACCTTTCCCATTTCACTTCCCACCTGGATGCAGGCCAACATGGCTACGCCGCCATTCTTTCCGCCGACGGCCGGCTCCTGGGCCTGCCCCGGGGGGAACAGCCGGAGGGGAGCCCCCCCCGGGAAAGTTACCTACTGCAAAAGGCGGATACCCTGCCCAACGCCGCCCTGCAAACCGGTTACCGCTACTGGGAGGCCAACGGCCATGCGGCCTTCGACCGGTCCCTGGAGGTGGAGGGCCGCCACTGGCTGATCCGCTACCAGGCCCTGCCCCGGGCCAACACCACCCTCTGGCTGGCCATCCACGCCCCCCTGCGGGACTTCCTCCCCAGCTCCATGGCGGACGCCCTGGTCTTTGTCCTCCTCGCCCTGGTATCCCTGGTGGCCAGTATTTTCCTCGCCGCCCGGCTCAGCCGTCAGGTGGGCCGCCCCCTGGAATACCTGGCGGCGGGGGCGGACCGGATCAGCCATCTGGATTTCAGCCCGGCCCCGGACCCGGTCTACCCCTGGGAGGAAATCCACCGCATTTTCCTGGCCCATGACCGGATGCGGGAAATTCTCCGGGACACCACCCAGAATCTGGAAAAGCGGGTGGCGGAGCGCACCCAGGAAATGGAAGGGGTGCTGGAACGGCACCGGCGCACGGAAAAAAGCCTGATCCAGGCTGAACAGGCCCTGAGCGAACAGCTGGCCTTCCAGCGCGCCCTCACCAACGCGGTGCCCATTCCCCTCTTTTTCAAGGGGCCGGACAACCGCTACCTGGGCTGCAACACGGCCTACGAACAGGCTTTCCGGGTGCAATCCGACCATCTGGCCGGGCTTTCCCTGCTGGAAATGCCCTTTTTCGCCCCGGAACTGGCCACCCAGGTCCATCAGCGCAACCAGCAGGCCATTACGGAAAACAAGAGCTGGCGGGACGAATTGATCATGGTGTTCGGGGACAACCACCCCCACCAGGTCATCTACTGGGCCAACGCCTTCCGCCTTCCGGACGGCAGCCCCGGGGGCCTGATCGGCTCCATCCTGGACATCACCCCCTTGAAGGAGGCAGAGGCCGCCCTGCGGGAAGCCAAGGACGAGCAGGAAGCCATTTTCCTTTCCGGCGCCCTGGGCATGGTCTATCTGCGCCAGCGCATCATCATCCGCTGCAACCGGAAGATAGAAGAAATGCTGGGCTACGAGCCCGGGGAAATGCTGGGACAGAGCACCCAGCTCTGGTACGCGGACCAGGAATCCTTCGACGCCGCCGCCCAGGAAGCCTATCCCCGCCTGGCCCGGGGCGAAACCTATCAGGGGACGTGGCCCTTCCACAACAAGACCGGCGAGCTCCTGTGGGTGCGCATCTCCGGCCGGGCCATCGACCCGGAAAGCCCGGAAAAGGGCAGCGTCTGGATGCTGGAGGACATTACCCAGGAGCGGGAAGCTAAGCGCATGCTCCAGGAGACGGAAGCCTGGTATCGGGCCATCCTGGAATCCGCCCCGGTGGGCCTGCTGGTGGCGGACGAGGGGGGCACCATCAACCTCACCAACCGGCAGACGGACCAGATGTTCGGCTATGCCCCGGGAGAACTCCTGGGCCATCCCCTCACCGACCTCATTCCCCCCGCCGCCCATGCCCACCATCCAGCCCTGGTGCAAAACTATTTCCAGCACCCGGCGGTCAAAACCCTGAACAATGGCCGGGGCCTGGAAGGGCGGCGCAAGGACGGCCGGGTCATCCCCACGGAAATCGGCCTCAGCCCCCTGCCGCTCCGGGAAGGCAAACCCCGTCAGGTGGCGGCCTCCATTCTGGACATCACCCAGCGCCTGCGCACCGAAGACACCCTGCGTCAGGCCAAGGAAGAGGCGGAATCGGCCACGGCGGCCAAGTCCCTGTTCCTGGCCAACATGAGCCACGAAATCCGCACCCCCATGAACGCCATTATCGGCATGTCCCACCTGGCCCTGAAGACGGAGCTGACGCCCCGGCAGCGGGACTACGTGGGCAAGGTGCACAACGCGGCGGTGGCCCTCCTGGGCATCATCAACGACATCCTGGACTTCTCCAAAATCGAAGCCGGGAAAATGGCCCTGGAAACCCTTTCCTTCAATCTGGAGGAGGTGCTGGACAACGTGGCCACCGTGCTGGGGATGCGGGCCCAGGATAAGGGGCTGGAACTGCTCTTCGACATTCCCCCCGCCACCCCGGACGGGCTCCGGGGCGACCCCCTGCGCCTCAATCAGATCCTCACCAATTTGGTGGGCAATGCGGTGAAATTCACCGAACACGGCCAGATCACCGTGGCCGTCCGGCCCCTGGAACAGGTGGGGCAGCGGATCAAACTCCAGTTTTCCGTCACCGACACGGGCATCGGCATGACCCCGGAACAGCGGGCCCACCTCTTCCAGGCCTTTACCCAGGCGGATGGCAGCACCACCCGCAAATACGGGGGCACCGGCCTGGGCCTGTCCATTTCCAAGCGGCTGGTGGAAATGATGGGGGGCAACATCTGGGTCAAATCCGCCCCCGGGGACGGCAGCACCTTCAGCTTCACCGCCTGGTTCGAGCGGGATGACGAACGGGCCCGGCCCCACACCCTGCCCGAATCCCTGCGCCAGCTGCGCACCCTGGTGGTGGACGACAACGCCGCCGCCCGGGAAATCCTGGTGGAAATTCTGGAACAGCTCAATCTGCGACCGGAAGCCGCCGCCAGCGGAGAAGAGGCCCTCAGCCGCTTGGCAACCAGCACCCAGGGCAAGGACCCAATCCGGCTGGTGTTCCTGGACTGGCAGATGCCGGGCATGGACGGGGTGGAAACCCTGCGCCGCATCCGCAGCCACCTGCCCGCCGACCAGCAGCCGGAGGTCATCCTCATCACCGCCTACGACCGGGACGAACTGCGCCGGGCCGCCAGTGAAATGGGCATTCCCTCCCTGCTGGTGAAACCGGTGAGCACCTCCCTGCTGTTCGACACCCTGGTGGCCCGTTTCGCCCCGGCCCACAGCCAGCATCCAGAGCCCACGGAAGAGGAAAGCCTGGCGCCCCTCAAAGGCCTGCGGGTGCTGCTGGCGGAAGACAACGAAATCAATCAGCAGATTGCGGTGGAGCTTTTGGCCAGCGTGGGGGTCAGCTGTACCGTGGCCCGCAATGGCCGGGAAGCGGTGGACCAGCTCACCCGGGCTCCGGAGGGAACCTTCCGGCTGGTGCTCATGGATCTGCAAATGCCGGAAATGGACGGTTTTGAAGCCACCCGCCTGATCCGCTCCCTGCCCCAATACGCCCAGCTGCCCATCCTGGCCATGACCGCCCACGCCCTGGACGAGGAGCGGGAACGGTGCCTGGCCGGAGGCATGAACGACCATCTGGCCAAGCCCATCGATCCCCAGGCCCTATTCGCCGCCCTGCTGCGCTGGAGCGCGGAAGGCGGGGAGGGGGCCGCAGGAGCCGAGGCTCCCACCGTGCCCCCGGTGCCGGAAAGCGCCCCCTTCCCGGCCATTGCCGGAGTGGATACCCGGGACGGTCTGGCCCGCATGGCGGGCAACGCCAGCCTGTATCGCCGCCTGTTGCGCCAATTCGCCGGCAGCCAGCCGCGCCAGTGGGAAAAACTGGTGCAGGCCCTGACCGGGGAGCCGGCGGAAGCCGGACGCCTGCTCCATAGCCTCAAAGGCCTGGCGGGCAACCTGGGGGCCAAGGCCCTGCAACAGCGGGCGGAAGCCCTGGAGCGGGCCCTGGCCGGGGACGACCCGGCGGCGGCCACCCAGGCCCAGGAAGCCCTGGGCCTGGCCCTGCACCAGGTGGTGGATGCCATCCAGCAGACCATTCGGGGCGGGGACGAACCCCCGGTCCGCGCCGCCGCCCCCACCGCCAGTCCGGACCAGCTACGCCTCCAGCTGCAACGTCTGGAAGCCCTGCTCATTGCCAGCGACAGTGAAGCAGAGGACTATTTCAATGACATTCGCGCCGATCTGGCGGACCATCTGGCTCCCGCCGACTTCGCCGCCCTGGGGCGGGCCATCAGCGCCTTTGACTTTGACGCCGCCCAGACCCTTTGCCGTCAAGCCCTGGACCGCCTCGCCCCTGACGTCTGAAGTCCCGATTCCGGAGGAAGACACCATGACCGTTCTGCCGTCCACCCTAAGCCCCAAACCCGTCGTCCTGGTGGTGGACGACACCCCGGACAATCTGGCCCTGATGAGCGCCCTGCTGCGGGGCTATTACACGGTGAAGGTGGCCAACGGGGGGGAACGGGCCCTCCGGGTGGTGGCCCAGGGCCCCCTGCCGGATCTGATTCTCCTCGACGTGATGATGCCCGGCATGGACGGCTTTGAAGTGGCCCGCCAGCTCCATCTGGACCCCCGCAGCCGGGACATCCCCATCATCTTCCTCACCGCCAAGGCGGCGCCGGAAGACGAACAGCGGGGCCTGGACCTGGGGGCCGTGGACTACATCACCAAGCCCATCAGCCCCCCCATCGTCCTTGCCCGGGTAAAAAACCACCTGACCCTGAAGGCCGCCCGGGACTTTCTCCGGGACCAAAACGCCTACCTGGAAGAAGAGGTGCAGCGCCGCACCCGGGAAGTGTCCGTGATCCAGGACGTGACCATCATGGCCATGGCTTCCCTGGCGGAAACCCGGGATAACGAAACGGGCAACCACATCCGCCGCACCCAGAACTACGTCCGTGCCCTGGCCCGCAAGCTCCAGCGCCATCCCCGCTTTGCCGACCTGCTGGACGACGCCACCATCGACCTGCTCTACAAATCCGCCCCCCTCCACGACATCGGCAAGGTGGGCATTCCGGACCGCATCCTGCTCAAACCGGGCAAGCTCACCCCGGAAGAGTTTGAGATCATGAAGACCCACACCACCCTGGGCCGGGACGCCATTCTCCACGCCGAAAGTCTGATCGGCAGCCCCAACACCTTTCTGCGCCTGGCCCGGGAAATCGCCTACTGCCACCAGGAAAAATGGGACGGCTCCGGCTATCCCCAAGGCCTGCAAGGGGAAGCCATTCCGGTCTCCGCCCGGCTCATGGCCGTGGCCGACGTGTACGACGCCCTCATCAGCCGCCGGGTCTACAAACCCCCCTTCCCCCATGAAAAAGCCGTCGCCATCATCCGGGAAGGCCGGGGCCAGCACTTCGACCCGGACATGGCCGACGCCTTCCTCGCCATGGCCGAAGACTTCCGTCTCATCGCCGCCCAGTTCCAGGACACGGACGCCGACATGGCCCGGGAAGAGGAGCGCTTGAAGCTGGTGATTCAGACGGGGGAAGGGGCGGCCTAGCCCGGTAGGGGGCGCAGCGGGCACGCCGGGGCAGCACTTCCACCACTCCCGGCAGGGGAAAGCTCACAAAGCCAAGAGGCTCACTGCTTTAGGCAGGAAAGTCCCTTGGCTTTTTGCCGCCCCGTTCTGCGGCACCAGAGGCACCTCTCACCCCTTAGGACGCCCGCTCCGCCAACCAGGCCTTCAGTGCTTCCCCCACCTGGGCCACCACGCCGTCCCAATCCCCCTCCCTTGCCTGACGGAATAGGGTGGCGCTGGGGTACCAGGGGCTGTCCTGGCGCTTGAGGAGCCAGCGGAAATCCGGGGTGTGGGGCAGCAGCAGCCAGAGGGGCAGGCCCAGGGTGCCAGCCAGATGGGCCGGGGCCGTATCCACGGAAATGATCCGATCCATCTGCCCGGCCAGGGCTGCGGTCTGGGCGAAGTCGGTGAGGGCCGCGCCGGGACAATGAAGGCGGCCTCCTGGAAACGGAGCAACCCGCCCGGGCACCGCCGCCGCCCTACCGGCTTCGGCTTCGGCTTCGGCTTCGGCTTCGGCTTCGGCTTCGGCTTCGGCTTCGGCTTCGGCTTCGGCTTCGGCAGAGTCTGAGGCAAAACCAGAAGCAGCCAAGCTTTTTTCCCAGCAGGGCCAGGAAGGCATCGGGGTTTCCGGGGTTTCTTGAGTCTCCCGAACCGCCGCTCCCGTCCCCAAGGCGGCAGAAAGACCCTGGCCAGACGCCCCGTGCACCGGGGCTCCCGGGGGGGTGTCCTCTCCCCGCCGCCAACCCTTTTCCTCCAGCCAGGCCCGGTCTGTTTCCCGCAGCTCGGGCTGGAGCAGGTACCACTCCACGGGCAGGTCCAGCAGGGGCGCCAGTTGAGCCAGGGGCAGGCTGCGCCGGGCATCGTTGCCGTGTTGGGGGGAACCGCTCACCACCAGACCGATGCGGGGCCGGGCCGGGGTGCCGTCCGTTGCCCGGCCCCCCAAGCGGCGGGCCCAGGAGGCAGCAACCG
This sequence is a window from Azospira inquinata. Protein-coding genes within it:
- a CDS encoding response regulator codes for the protein MPSLQKRLRRSLLIRIIALVSASLALFALGAYFLLVQPVVRQLASREMDWAAAQVADLSNEELDGGETLLRLTRGWGEEETLPLDDPRAFNRRFMPLLRQHPATASLHVADSQGREMLLLRNPDGTWLNRLSDPAWGGKVRLWHWDDHLTLLDSRWQTLTYDARQRPWFTGALGLKAQQEFFWSEPYTFFTTKQPGITVSSRWQRDGQTYVAAFDLLLQDLSHFTSHLDAGQHGYAAILSADGRLLGLPRGEQPEGSPPRESYLLQKADTLPNAALQTGYRYWEANGHAAFDRSLEVEGRHWLIRYQALPRANTTLWLAIHAPLRDFLPSSMADALVFVLLALVSLVASIFLAARLSRQVGRPLEYLAAGADRISHLDFSPAPDPVYPWEEIHRIFLAHDRMREILRDTTQNLEKRVAERTQEMEGVLERHRRTEKSLIQAEQALSEQLAFQRALTNAVPIPLFFKGPDNRYLGCNTAYEQAFRVQSDHLAGLSLLEMPFFAPELATQVHQRNQQAITENKSWRDELIMVFGDNHPHQVIYWANAFRLPDGSPGGLIGSILDITPLKEAEAALREAKDEQEAIFLSGALGMVYLRQRIIIRCNRKIEEMLGYEPGEMLGQSTQLWYADQESFDAAAQEAYPRLARGETYQGTWPFHNKTGELLWVRISGRAIDPESPEKGSVWMLEDITQEREAKRMLQETEAWYRAILESAPVGLLVADEGGTINLTNRQTDQMFGYAPGELLGHPLTDLIPPAAHAHHPALVQNYFQHPAVKTLNNGRGLEGRRKDGRVIPTEIGLSPLPLREGKPRQVAASILDITQRLRTEDTLRQAKEEAESATAAKSLFLANMSHEIRTPMNAIIGMSHLALKTELTPRQRDYVGKVHNAAVALLGIINDILDFSKIEAGKMALETLSFNLEEVLDNVATVLGMRAQDKGLELLFDIPPATPDGLRGDPLRLNQILTNLVGNAVKFTEHGQITVAVRPLEQVGQRIKLQFSVTDTGIGMTPEQRAHLFQAFTQADGSTTRKYGGTGLGLSISKRLVEMMGGNIWVKSAPGDGSTFSFTAWFERDDERARPHTLPESLRQLRTLVVDDNAAAREILVEILEQLNLRPEAAASGEEALSRLATSTQGKDPIRLVFLDWQMPGMDGVETLRRIRSHLPADQQPEVILITAYDRDELRRAASEMGIPSLLVKPVSTSLLFDTLVARFAPAHSQHPEPTEEESLAPLKGLRVLLAEDNEINQQIAVELLASVGVSCTVARNGREAVDQLTRAPEGTFRLVLMDLQMPEMDGFEATRLIRSLPQYAQLPILAMTAHALDEERERCLAGGMNDHLAKPIDPQALFAALLRWSAEGGEGAAGAEAPTVPPVPESAPFPAIAGVDTRDGLARMAGNASLYRRLLRQFAGSQPRQWEKLVQALTGEPAEAGRLLHSLKGLAGNLGAKALQQRAEALERALAGDDPAAATQAQEALGLALHQVVDAIQQTIRGGDEPPVRAAAPTASPDQLRLQLQRLEALLIASDSEAEDYFNDIRADLADHLAPADFAALGRAISAFDFDAAQTLCRQALDRLAPDV
- a CDS encoding response regulator produces the protein MTVLPSTLSPKPVVLVVDDTPDNLALMSALLRGYYTVKVANGGERALRVVAQGPLPDLILLDVMMPGMDGFEVARQLHLDPRSRDIPIIFLTAKAAPEDEQRGLDLGAVDYITKPISPPIVLARVKNHLTLKAARDFLRDQNAYLEEEVQRRTREVSVIQDVTIMAMASLAETRDNETGNHIRRTQNYVRALARKLQRHPRFADLLDDATIDLLYKSAPLHDIGKVGIPDRILLKPGKLTPEEFEIMKTHTTLGRDAILHAESLIGSPNTFLRLAREIAYCHQEKWDGSGYPQGLQGEAIPVSARLMAVADVYDALISRRVYKPPFPHEKAVAIIREGRGQHFDPDMADAFLAMAEDFRLIAAQFQDTDADMAREEERLKLVIQTGEGAA